Sequence from the Desulfuromonas acetoxidans DSM 684 genome:
AAGATTGATGAAGCTCGCCAGAAAGCTCTCAAAAATATCCAGTTACCGGAAGGCAGCGACGAACAGTTAAAACAAACGACCGACAGCTTGCTCAAAGACTTACTCAACGACAAATAACCGTAACCATCGCGACCTGACAACTCATCAGGTCGCGAATTTTTTCAACAGGATCACGAATGACCGATACATTCACCCTTAATCAGCAACTGGCCAAGGACTGCATCGTCCTCGGCTCTCTCGGTGACAGTCTGTTACTTTTACTCAACAACTCTCTGGTTCCCTGGTTTATTCTGGTGCCACGCACCAACGCGTGTGAAATTCACGATATGCCCGCCGAAGAGCAACAACGGCTATTTGCCGAAATGATGGAACTGGCACGTTTTGTCGATAACGAATTCAAACCGGACAAAGTCAATACCGGTGCCATCGGCAATATGGTCCGCCAACTCCACGTCCATATCATTGCCCGTTACGAAGATGATTATTGCTGGCCACAGGTGGTTTGGGGGCGCCCGGAAAAGAAAGTTTACACCCAGAAGGAAATTGATAGGATTGTCACCCGACTGACATCACGCTTAAAAGAACGGTTTGTTGTCGACCAAAACTTGAATAAATAAGGTGAATAAAACGCCATAAAAGACTGAAACAACAACTAAAAAATGATGTTCGACGTGCCGAACTTTTCAGTCTCAGGTACGCTCCACAAAAAAGCACCGATCAGAGGATCGGTGCTTTTTACGTGAATGGGTTGATGGGAGCAAGCGCTTATTTGATCCATACAGTCTGGATGTTAACAAACTCCTTAATACCGTAATGGGATAATTCACGGCCAAATCCAGAGATGCCAACACCACCAAACGGCAGGCGAGGATCACTCTTGGTCATACCATTAACGAACACCGCACCGGAACGGATCTGTCCAGCAATCTTTTCACCTTTCTCGATATCCGTTGTCCACACAGAACCGCCCAGGCCAAACTCAGTATCGTTGGCGACAAAAAGTGCCTCTTCGGCGTCCTTAACACGGATCACAATCGCCACCGGGCCAAAGAACTCTTCGCTGTAGGCCGGCATCCCCTTTGCAACTTCAGTGAGAATGGTAGGCGGATAAAACGCCGCTTCGCCGGGAACACCGCCCAGCGCAACCTTAGCGCCTTTAGCCACAGATGCTTCCACCTGGTCATGCAATTCACGCATCAGGTCCTCGCGTGCCTGCGGGCCGACCTGGGTAGATTCATCACAGGGATCTCCAACCTTCAGTGCTGCCATATTGGCTTTAAATTTCTCCAAAAAGGACTCATAAACCCCATCTTCAACGATGAAGCGCTTGGCCGCAATGCAGCTTTGCCCTGAGTTAATACAGCGTGCCGTCACGGCAACAGATGCAGCCAGATCGAGATCGGCATCATTCAACACGATAAACGGATCACTGCCACCCAGCTCCATCACCGATTTTTTCAGCATGGCTCCCGACTTTTCCGCGACCTTACGCCCGGCGATATCACTACCGGTCAAGGTGGTGGCCACCACATAGGGATGCTCGATCACTTGGGCCACTTTGCGTGAGCCGATCATCAGCGTGCGAAATACATCGGCCGGGAAGCCCGCCTGAACAAACACCTCTTCAATCGCCAGAGCACAGCGCGGCACATTTGAAGCATGCTTGAGTACGCCAACATTGCCAGCCATCAGTGCCGGAGCGGCAAAACGAAACACCTGCCAAAACGGAAAGTTCCACGGCATGACCGCCAACACAATCCCTTGCGGTCGAAAGGCCACATAGGAACGACTGGCATCACTTTCGATCGGCTCCGGGGCCAACATCTGCTCGGCATTGTCCGCATAGTATTCACAGACCAGAGCGCATTTCTCAACTTCGGCGCGCCCTTCCACCACCGGTTTCCCCATCTCCAGGGCCATCATTGTGGCAAATTCATCTTTGCGTCGTCGCAGCACCTCAGCAGCCTTAAGCATCAACGGCTTGCGCTCGGCAAACGTTGTGGTTCGCCATTTCAAGTAAGCGTTATGAACCGTTTCAACGGTGGAGACCACCTGCTCATCAGACCATTCTGCAAAAGTTTCCAGCACGTCACCTGTCGCCGGATTCAGAGATTCCAGAGCCATCGTTTCCCTCCTTATTCATTCGCAACAAAATTGTGTTCAGCTTTATTTATAGACCGCCTTCAGCATAACCGCCAAAAGCGCTGTATACAACTGTGTATCATAACGTCATCACAAGGGCCAGATCAACAAAATAACATTGTTAACTTATTGGTTTTAAAGGCATCTAGCTAAAAAACTCAGTGACTTCTCTTGATTGGCAGACAAATTTCTGCAATAGTCTGACTTCAAACAGAATCACCCCCTTAAGCTTTTTGATCGGCAAGGAGACCAGCACGTGGATTGGAAACGTTTTTTCGATAACCTGGGCATGAATGGGACACGTTGGCAATGGCGCATTATGAAATGGCAGCGTCAATGGAAGCAGGTCAAACGTGGTGAAGGGGTTGCCAGCAGTAACTTCTCCATCTCCCAGGTACTACTGTTTGT
This genomic interval carries:
- a CDS encoding HIT family protein codes for the protein MTDTFTLNQQLAKDCIVLGSLGDSLLLLLNNSLVPWFILVPRTNACEIHDMPAEEQQRLFAEMMELARFVDNEFKPDKVNTGAIGNMVRQLHVHIIARYEDDYCWPQVVWGRPEKKVYTQKEIDRIVTRLTSRLKERFVVDQNLNK
- a CDS encoding NAD-dependent succinate-semialdehyde dehydrogenase — protein: MALESLNPATGDVLETFAEWSDEQVVSTVETVHNAYLKWRTTTFAERKPLMLKAAEVLRRRKDEFATMMALEMGKPVVEGRAEVEKCALVCEYYADNAEQMLAPEPIESDASRSYVAFRPQGIVLAVMPWNFPFWQVFRFAAPALMAGNVGVLKHASNVPRCALAIEEVFVQAGFPADVFRTLMIGSRKVAQVIEHPYVVATTLTGSDIAGRKVAEKSGAMLKKSVMELGGSDPFIVLNDADLDLAASVAVTARCINSGQSCIAAKRFIVEDGVYESFLEKFKANMAALKVGDPCDESTQVGPQAREDLMRELHDQVEASVAKGAKVALGGVPGEAAFYPPTILTEVAKGMPAYSEEFFGPVAIVIRVKDAEEALFVANDTEFGLGGSVWTTDIEKGEKIAGQIRSGAVFVNGMTKSDPRLPFGGVGISGFGRELSHYGIKEFVNIQTVWIK